The window GCTCAAAAATTTTTGAATGCAGCTCCTATGTAAGTTGGGAGTCACCTAGGAAAACCTAGGCAAGTATGTAGACATTGATTGAAGAGTCATGACCAAAATCGGTTGATGTATACCATTTTTTTATATATCACTGTAGAACATCTTTTAAACCCACTATCATTAGCATCCCCTCTAGATCCCACTGCAACCATGGTTACCACATGCACTATACTCAGAAAACATCGATCCAGTAGCATATAAACCCGAGCAATCGTAACcatataatattattacaAGTTCACGTCGGTATATAGACATTTTTTGGGGAGGCCTGTGCTCCTCAGGTTCCCCATAGCTACGCCAATGGGTGATGAAGCGACTCCAGTATTATCCCTAGTGCAATTATTCTCAAATAATTTTGAGAATAAGACTATTTTTAAATGAATTTCTGGAATCCAAGGACATTCAAACCTGGATACTGTATAGTTGAAGTAAAAAATTGTGGTGGGTATGCCAGGCCTTAGTCTGGGGTTCCGAGGGTTTGGACGAACCGCCCAAATTAGACGCCGTGCCTTATGCAGTATATACCAACCACTCTGCCAAACTTGCTTCTAAGGTTGTTATACAATCTAAACATTTCTCCTCAGTTTCTTAAAAAAATGTCTGTTAATTCTAAACCAGGTGGCGCTATGTGTAACTGGCTACCTATTTTAGCACATTTTATTAGATACCATTGCAGAGAGAAGCCGTGCTTGCTTTGTTGTATTGTCCCAGCATCCGTAGATAACTCCTCCCGTGACTCATTGAACGTTTTCTGGGTCACTGACAACAAGAGAAGCTGCTGTGAGTGTCAGCAGATGAGCATGCGAGTGTCAAGTAGTGGTGCACAGGCAGCGCTGCTTACAAAGTAGCGGAAGACATGCAGCGATGCTCACACCAATTGAATTGTGATAGCTGTATTTTGTACTGATCGGAAAACAGAGAAAAGGCGCTTCTACCCAGGATACCTCTCAACAAAGAAACGTATTCCGTTAAGTTAGAGAAAGCAATCAGAAGAAAGGGACTTAGTAGAACAAAATGCGGTCTATCACAAATATACGGTAAACACAAACAGTTTGAAGGGTTTAACTTGATAAACATAGAGATGAAAGGCAGCGATGCTATTGACTTTTGGCACTATTGCTACTGCTCTACAATAGAGTGAGACCCAAATGAGgttatatgtgtgtgtatatgtgtgtgtgtgtgtgtgtgtgtgtgtgtgtgtgtgtgtgtgtgtgcgtgcgtgcgtgtgtgtgtgtgtgtgtgtgtgtgtgtgtgtgtgtgtactctatctatagtatatatatatacatatatatatatatatatatatatatatatatatatatatatatattcattacCATCAAAACCTGATAATAGCGGGCTACTTTTCTGAGTCTCTGTAAATACCAAATTTTAGTGCTCGAGCCATAATTATGTCTTAGTATTACATCTTAGGCTGCTTCACTGCCATCACCTTTCCTGAGTGAGTTTAGGGATTATATAGTGTGGTAGTATGCCGTTTTACTTGATAGTACTTAATTcggtttattttattttcgtGTTGTATAGATCTGTTGCAACAGTGAAAATGAAGGTCATTCGATTATTATTAGTGctttctgctgctgctgctgccgtcATTATATTTGTAGTTTATGGACTCGGCTCTCGACGTGGAATGTCTTCCTATGAACCAATCTATGATCATCGTTTACCTCAGAGCGCGAAAGAACTGGTCACTGTACAACAGCGaggacaacaacaacaacaacaacaacaacaaccaaacacaGCTCCCATCATTGCACTACCTTCAACACCTTTGATTGAAATAGATACAAAGACTGAAACTAGTGCGAAGAGATCATTCTGGTCTGTATCAAACACAAGAATTTACGAAGACAGACCCTTCTATGTCATGGTTACTACAAGAGATACACAAGGAAACAAGAAGACACACGGTGGTGATTTTATTATTGCTACTTTGGTCAGAGAGAAGAGTCGTGGTGTAGAATCGGCTTCAGTCTCGGGCGTTGTATCTGATTTAAATAATGGATCCTATGTTATcacgtttgtttgtccgtGGAGTGGAACTGCAACAATAGTAGTTAAGATGTGGCTGACCGACCGTATTGTGCAGATTTGTCGAAGCCATCTCGATGCCAACTATGCGTTTCTGTGTACGTTTGGTGACAGTCTTGGTATTAACGTAAATTTTCATGGTGAAATGAAACGAGAGGATCTTCTACGCGTCCAATCTATGAAAGCTAAACACCAAGGACTAGGTATCTGTCACATGGATGCGCAACCTAACATACCTTGGAGGTCCGATAAAACGTGCGAAATGCGTTTCCCCAGTAAATATCATTGGTATGGGGTCTGTGACGGTCCTCGCGCTGGTCAGTCTAAGGAATGTGTTCCTGTTCAGTGGTGTGTATACGATGACTCTATGAAAGCAAGGAACAAAAAGGAAAGTAAAGAAAGTAGTAACGCAGGTATTATATACGGAAATACCAAGTCTGTTATGATAATAAAGGGTGACAGGAGTGAGGGAAAGGCGAGCAGCATCAACCCGTGCAAACCACAGCCTGTAGTCAGGCCGAAAGGGTATTGGTTGGGTAAACAGTGGATCAACACAGACTGCTTGTTCTCTTGCAACACCAACGAAAAGTGGCgtgattgtttgtctggcaAAGATCTGTATTTGATTGGTGCTTCTACATTTAGGCAACTGTACACTTCCGTATTGGAAGGGTTTGGAGTGCGCATGCCGTGGCTATTCATACCATCATGGGACTTCAACAAATTCTTTAAGCAGTACAATGCTTCAGTTCGCTACAGACCACATGGTCTTCCCCAAATGACTAAGACTGCTATGAACTTTTCTGCATCTGTCTTTACAGCTGACCATATCGACAAGCTAGAAGGAAACGGAAATGAGATAGTGGTTATCAGTTTGGTACATCATTTTGTTGATTTAACTCCAGACGGATTTCGGAAGCGCATGGAAGACATCTTGGATGCAATACGCCGTCTGAAGCGGAGAAACAAAGGCAGCAAGATTCCGATCGTGTTTCGTGCTGATAATGGTCGCTCGTTCGATTCTTTCCATATTAATGCTTTTCGCATTAGATGGTACAATGAAATAGCTACAGACGTGATCAAGGCAGCGAACCTTGGCATAATTGTGTACGACATATTTGACATGGTTGCTGCTTGTCCAAATCCAGAGCCCGTCCACCAGTCCGACTATGTTATGTCCGTACAAGTGTCTCACATTCTTAGTTTAGTTTGTTATCAATGAGACTATTTTAACCGGAATTTAGCAATACAGTAATTAGTGCTCTCTAATTGTTCCATTGTTATACATTCTAAATCTCGTGAATTGTATGCTGAATAGCCCATTCTTTTCAAGGGGAGATTAGTAAGATTATTAATtttagtcaattaatttaacCTTATATGCAAATTCATGAATTTTTCTTCcgttctgaagaattagcagACCGACAGAATTCTTATAAAGgatttcgttcagagttatatcccgtttaATTATATCcattctgagaaattagcaaggATCGAATATCCTGTCCcggaagtcacgtgcagttatcTACTCACCCGTATATGTGGCTTGACACGCGAGCTGAATCTTTCTCTTTTCAATTTATTCGGTAGAAATCGATACACTCCCGTGTAGGCATCGGCGGAGGAAACGCTTATGTCAGATTTCGTGCAAATGTAATCAGAATTTGGAAAGAAACGCAACCTCTAGCAAGAACGACTTCAATCTTCAGCAAATCGTCGATTAATCGCCGGAAGTATTAGGAATGACAACGATGCGTACAGTCCACACGGAACTGCATGGTGCTGGGGTGGTTTCAAATGAACCCGAGGGTGTAGGGTtcgcgtcgtcgagaaattttaatCTCGGCGTCGAACCATCAAAAGGGGACTCCGCGGAGAAATCCGGCCACGTTGCTGTCGGCGGTTTCCAGGTTTGGCGTGCGAGAGACAAATTCGGCGGAGATCGGACACGTGGCAGCGGAGATACGCGCGTacacaatacagacagacacacagctcTCCTTAGAGAGCGAGACCAgctcaccatcccgttctcagcacgggcagattagatATGAATATTACTAATGACACTAGTTTTTATTACAGTAGAATAATCAGAAATAGCCTTACATACAGCAGAAATTCGCTTAGAAATACTAGCTAGACTCAAATAACGTGTCCAGATGTACATGGTATTTGACTATATTTATATTTGactatatacaaatacatatcCACTAATTTGTCCACAACCCACAAATTAGTGGCCTTGGATCGAGGCAGATTCTCATTATTCTGTTCTTTTTGCAGTGACCACCAGATTGCGCACCCAGTCTGTAGGTCAGATACCGATGCTAAGATCCCTTGCCTTTCGAAGTTGTCCAACGTATCTCTCAGTTCATTGGTTTGGCATGTGGTATAGTTCTAATAGGCTGAACGAAGAACATTGCATGGTGCTCAACGTGCAAATCATAGCAGCCCAACCTGGTGAATACATCATAGTGTCTAGAGATATTCTGTAATGGCCGCTTTGTCTCAACAGGGACTGAAATGGCTACTATCCGTATTCTCTTAAGCAAGCCGATTGTGGCACGAGGTTGTATTCCCAATTTCTGAGTCTCCAAGTTATCATCTACCACATTGCCGTTGCGCCAATGCCTGCTGCAAGGCTGTTGTTGGTTGGAGTCAGCAGGTACTTAACCGCCCGTTCTTTCTGTTGCTTTATGTCTACAAACTCTAGGAACATTGTATGGTATAAGATTGGTGTCTGCTCGCTTAGATAGCTGGAATATGACTTGCGCCTGAAAGTTGATAATGTTTCTCTCGATTCATTCTACTTGGCGTTGAATTGTATTCGCTTGTCTACAGAGTGTCGTGGATTGCTGTGCTCGGGAACCAAACCAGCACTGGCCAGATCGTTGCGCTTGTTTCAGTTGAGCACACAAATGCATAGGCAGGGCATTGACGTGGCTTGTGATTTTGACCGCAGTATTGCATGTGGGCGATATGGGGTCGGTGCCCTAAGGACGCTTTCCTTCTTACAGTCAAGACCTGCTGTTGCGAAACTCGTGTAAGCATCCCAGCTTCTACATATACTCGTGAAATCTCATTGACCATGATTTTTGCTTGATGGCGACTTCTTTCCGCCGCTTTACATGTGTCCATGGGTCTCTAGAGTGAGATTGGGTTTTCTGAAAAAGTCTCGCTCTGAAGACTTTGATTGTCATGGTAGACTCTCTACCCGTTCATCTCACGGATGCAAAATACCATCTTGTCCCAGATGAAGTAGTCTTTCTTATCACCACACTTACACGTGGCTAGCTGCTAGAGTGTGGAGGTTTGTAAGCCTTTGATCTACTGTTTCTCCTTCCAGTTATTCGCGCTAGACCAAAAATGACATTCGAACACTGTATTCCTGCGGGGATTGCAATAGGTGTCAAATTGGCTGAGTACGTATGTCTCCGaatttgtctctgtctgtgccGTCTTCATACGTGAACGTGTCGTAAACCTTTTGCCCCTCCATCTACTCCAGCCACGTTATAAAATAGCCGCTTGGATTACCTTATCTTTCCTTGACAATTGTGCTGCTTGATAGGACACATAGGCTTTTAAGAACAAGGGCACTGGCGTCACAGAGGCACTAGCGGCACTTCCCCCTCAACTTTTCCagctgtcacgtgacctgcTAATATATAACGATGACAGACGTAGATACTGATACACTGACATGCAGTATTACTGCACTAACACTATAGTGTTAATGTTTGTTTCCTGTTTTTGCTGTGTAGTATGCATATACATAaccatgattaattaattaataatacatttagccTTCTGTAGGCTGGGGAGTGCGGAAGGTATATCTTCCCGCTGGCCGAGGCAAAGTGTACAAGGACGTTTCCTTTTACAGGATCACAGTTCTTTTCTTGAGGCGTTGGATACATCGAAGCCCAATCTAATGGTCGAAGGACTAATGGTTAGCTATCGAGTATGCGGAAAAAGCTCAGAAATGTTGATGAAAGTTTTCTGCCAGTTTACCACTAGTCTTTCACTATAGCAGAATGAGTGAGGATTAGGATAGTCCAAGTATGCAAAGAATactagaaagacagacataccgCAGAAACTCTGCTGCAAAGTCCGTTTTTGACTACTTCAAAAACAATGTGGTTCTTGACCACATGATTTCGAACTTTGATGATTGCTAGTCTGTTCTTCTACTATAGGTAATTAGATGCAGTACAGCTAAGCTTGGTGCTGTAAGTACGTATAGGCGTTTTATAACTTGTCTAATGTTTAATGTCACGTTACATTGGAAGACGTCACAGAAGTCcgattttgtaaattttaaaCCCTCACGGGGCGAGCTATATACGGGCCTGTGCCTGTGCTGTTGCCGTCGTCTACATGCATTTGCAGCGTTGCTCGCTCCAAAGTCAAATGCTGGTGGGGCTCGTAGATTGCCCAATCTGAAACCAATGGACCTCAACCCCATGTGATGAAGTGCTCAATCATTCAGAAGTAGATTTAGTGCAGCAGCCTAGACTAATCGCCAAAATATCAGCTAACGCATGCGCATTACCATAATGGCTACACGATCACATTTTTGAAAAGCGGTTTTTACAGCCGTTTCTAACTTCAACAAAGTTTGCGGAATCTAAATCCGTCTTTTTATGACCAACCATACACTCACTTACATCAGAAGCAAAACATCAAGTTTGTTGTTAGCATACTGATGATTCTGTAACGTAAAAGTTTCGAGGAACTTCTAGATTCCAACTCTTTCCGTATTTTCCATTGACGTTGACAGCTACTGTGTACATGGCATCTCTCTGAAAGTCCGGGCAGCTGCATGTTTGATGCTGAGTTATTTGTGTGACGGCCAGCAAAGCCAAATTTCCAGACTTTATCTTGCGTGCTATGGCATTGTTGGCGCGGCAGACGTTTTTTACTTTAGCTTTGTATAATACTTGCCCTTTCCTTTCTTGGCGTAAAGATGTTATttgcaacaaaacaactacaatgTAAGAAGAAAGTATTTCACTTAACAACAGTCAATCGTTAGCAAGTTTTGTATACCAGCGTGTCGTTTCTTGTTAGCATCTCGACGGGATTGAGTAGAATCGCAGCTGCATGCATACGCTaacataataaacaaaatgatAACACTTtgttcaaattttaattttaattgcaTTAATTtgcataataattaatt of the Corticium candelabrum chromosome 2, ooCorCand1.1, whole genome shotgun sequence genome contains:
- the LOC134198437 gene encoding NXPE family member 3-like, which gives rise to MKVIRLLLVLSAAAAAVIIFVVYGLGSRRGMSSYEPIYDHRLPQSAKELVTVQQRGQQQQQQQQQPNTAPIIALPSTPLIEIDTKTETSAKRSFWSVSNTRIYEDRPFYVMVTTRDTQGNKKTHGGDFIIATLVREKSRGVESASVSGVVSDLNNGSYVITFVCPWSGTATIVVKMWLTDRIVQICRSHLDANYAFLCTFGDSLGINVNFHGEMKREDLLRVQSMKAKHQGLGICHMDAQPNIPWRSDKTCEMRFPSKYHWYGVCDGPRAGQSKECVPVQWCVYDDSMKARNKKESKESSNAGIIYGNTKSVMIIKGDRSEGKASSINPCKPQPVVRPKGYWLGKQWINTDCLFSCNTNEKWRDCLSGKDLYLIGASTFRQLYTSVLEGFGVRMPWLFIPSWDFNKFFKQYNASVRYRPHGLPQMTKTAMNFSASVFTADHIDKLEGNGNEIVVISLVHHFVDLTPDGFRKRMEDILDAIRRLKRRNKGSKIPIVFRADNGRSFDSFHINAFRIRWYNEIATDVIKAANLGIIVYDIFDMVAACPNPEPVHQSDYVMSVQVSHILSLVCYQ